A stretch of DNA from Limanda limanda chromosome 16, fLimLim1.1, whole genome shotgun sequence:
acagcaCGAGGATAAAAGGTGATTAGCTCGCATTTATACTCTGAGGGCTACTCACTGAGTGTGCTCATGAGTCCGCCACTCTCCTGGGGGCGACTGCTGGTGTTGATGATCGGCATGCTGTGGTTGGCCGGCGCTGGGGGCGCTGAAGAAGTCCGTTCGTCTTCTGAGtcactgctgctggagctgccgTCGCTGGAAGACGAGTTGGAGTCTGAGGAGCTGTCGCCGCTGCTCAGCTGGTCCATGACCTGTGCCTCTGCCATCAGTTCTGCACACAGTGACAAAAGCACAAAGTAAGACGAAGTCATTATGGAATAGAAAGgacatcaaataaaaaccaaGCGGTCAAACAGGATTCTGCCTAATTCTCCCTGATACAAATGTGATAAAACCCTAAATTAAGTAAATTAATATCCAGTACAATTACACAAATTTTGGCAAAGTGTCACCTCTCTCAATGTCGTCCATGGGAGACGCCGGGGACGTCTTCTCTTTAGGAGGAGAACTCTTGGAGCTGGCTGAGGTTTTGTTACTGCtgttgtctttgttgttgttgccctTCATCTGCTGGCTCAGGCGGCTGGTCTGTTGCTCCAGGCGAGAATGAATCTTGCTACTGCCCTCAGCC
This window harbors:
- the eaf2 gene encoding ELL-associated factor 2, with the protein product MNGTAYSNFDNQEHVLKLGETFEKHPKSGFHTVRYDFKPASIDTACEGELEVGKGEQVTITLPNLEGSSAPVTVFKGSKRPYMKECILIVNHDTGEYRLEKLSSNIAVKKTRAEGSSKIHSRLEQQTSRLSQQMKGNNNKDNSSNKTSASSKSSPPKEKTSPASPMDDIERELMAEAQVMDQLSSGDSSSDSNSSSSDGSSSSSDSEDERTSSAPPAPANHSMPIINTSSRPQESGGLMSTLKNDLQLSESGSESD